A window from Gossypium raimondii isolate GPD5lz chromosome 7, ASM2569854v1, whole genome shotgun sequence encodes these proteins:
- the LOC105790038 gene encoding protein-tyrosine-phosphatase IBR5 — protein MRKRERENPCGICGHYHKFEEGEVCGVCGHRAPVSSDKTSLQVSAFPSVILPDFLYLGSYDNASRSELLKTQGITRVLNTVPACQNLYKNSFTYHCLQDDKILQFDDAVQFLEQCERDKARVLVHCMSGKNKSPAIVIAYLMKSKGWRLQPSYQWVKERRSSVELSQDAYQQLQEYEQKLFGSCDNSNLAGAPSFNFGFSNPSDPLPLPVPIPAFNNLGATSIFARPPPFEVPPHGFTFGADRTQRSMSENLSNPSGSDIPMDSS, from the exons ATGAGGAAGAGGGAAAGAGAGAATCCTTGTGGGATATGTGGTCACTATCACAAATTCGAAGAGGGGGAGGTTTGTGGGGTATGTGGGCATAGAGCTCCCGTTTCATCTGACAAAACGTCGCTTCAAGTCAGTGCTTTCCCCTCCGTGATATTGCctgattttctttatttgggTAGCTACGATAATGCCTCTCGTTCTGAGCTTCTTAAGACTCAGGGTATTACTCGTGTCCTCAAT ACTGTACCTGCTTGTCAAAATCTCTACAAGAATTCATTTACCTATCACTGCCTACAAGATgacaaaattttgcaatttgatGATGCTGTACAATTTTTAG AGCAATGTGAGAGAGATAAGGCTCGAGTCCTTGTGCACTGCATGTCAGGAAAAAATAA GTCACCGGCTATTGTAATAGCTTACTTGATGAAGTCTAAAGGATGGAGGCTTCAACCGAGCTATCAGTGGGTTAAAGAACGGAGATCATCTGTTGAGTTAAGTCAAG ATGCGTACCAGCAATTGCAGGAATATGAGCAAAAGCTCTTTGGATCATGTGATAATAGCAATCTTGCAGGAGCCCCATCCTTCAACTTTGGCTTCTCGAACCCAAGTGATCCACTTCCACTTCCTGTTCCCATTCCCGCTTTCAACAACCTTGGTGCTACTTCCATTTTCGCCCGTCCACCGCCTTTCGAAGTTCCTCCGCATGGGTTTACGTTCGGTGCTGACCGAACCCAGAGAAGCATGTCTGAAAACCTATCAAACCCTAGTGGAAGTGATATTCCAATGGATAGTTCTTAA